The DNA sequence TATATGGGATCGAGGTTATAATTGTGAAGCCTGGAAGACCTGCAGACTATATAGAGGTGGTTGAGCAGCCACCCCAGATAACCCAGCAAACACCCCAGACAGGAGAGCAAGGTGCTAGCAGTGCTCTAGGCGGCACAGGTGGTGGAGGCTCGCAGGGGGGTGATCTATGAGCCTGAGTCCTGATGAGATCAGATCTATGTCACGGGAGGAGAAGCTGAGACTTCTACAGGATTTAATGGCTGAGCTAGCAAAGCTCAGAGCCCAGGCTTCTATGGGCACCCTTGATAAGCCCCACAAGATAAGGATTACTAGGAAGAATATAGCGAGGATCCTAACTATATTGAGGGAGGAGGAGCTCGGAATATCTAGGAGGAGGGAGGCTAGGGGTGAGGAGAAGAAGGGGTAACCTTATATACCACGAGATCCTAGGCCTACCGGTGAGGATCGTGTCTTCTCTAGATCCTGGTGTTGAGGGGTTGGAAGGGGTAGTTGTGAATGAGACTATGAAGACCATAACAATAAGATCCTCTAGTGGGAGGGAGGTAACGACATTTAAGATCGGGACTAGATATAGATTTAGAATACCTGAGACAGGGGAGGAGGTTGAGATCGATGGTGACATGCTTTTTGGGAGGCCTGAGGATAGAGTTAGGAGGATAGTTAAGAGGTGATGGCATGAGCACCCAGGCTAGGAAAGCTGTTACTAGGGATATAGGGATTAGATATCCAGGGTTAGAACCTCCTAAGGAGGTCTGTAGCGATGATAAGTGCCCGTGGCACGGTAGTGTGAGGGTTAGAGGGCTTATCCTAACAGGTGTTGTTAGCAAGGCTAGAATGGTTAGAACTGTTACTGTTGAGAGGGAGTATCTTAAATATAACCGTAAGTTCAAAAGGTATGAGAGAAGGAGGAGCAAGATCCACGCCCATAATCCACCGTGTGTGAATGCGAAGCCAGGTGATCTAGTGGTTATAGGGGAGACAAGGCCTCTAGCTAAGAGCGTTTCTTTCGTTGTACTAGGTGTTATAAAGAGGGGAGGTGGTCAGGGTGGCTAAGAAGAGCCTTAGATCGAAGGCAGCGTTTCCTAGGAGGAGGCTGACCCCAGCTCTTGTAACAGGATCTAGGGTTGTGGTTGCAGATAATAGCGGTGCTAAGATAGGCATGGTCATAGGGGTTCCAGAGGTTAAGACAAGGCTGAGGAGACAGCCATTCGCATCAGTGGGAGATCTAGTGGTTATAACTGTTAAGAAGGGTACGCCAGATACTGTTGGACAGATATTCTATGGGATCGTTATTAGGCAGAAGAAACCATATAGAAGGCCTGATGGCACAAGAGTAGCTTTTGAGGATAACGCTGTGGTCATAGTAACCCCTGAGGGAACCCCCAAGGCTACTGAGATAAGGGGGCCTGTTGCTAGGGAAGCTGCTGAGAGGTGGTCTGCTATAGCTAACCTAGCCACTATAATTATATAGGGTGGTGGGGATGGTCCTCACAAGATCTAGCCAGCCTAGGAAGCAGAGGAAAGCCCTTGCAGAAGCCCCTCTACATGCTAGATGGAGATTCCTTAATGCAAAGCTCTCAGAGGAGCTGCAGAGGGAGTATGGGGTTAAGAGACTCCCAGTTAGGGTTGGAGATACAGTGGTTATTATGAGGGGGGATTGGAAGGGTCATGAGGGTAAGGTTGTTGAGGTAGATCTCAAGAGGTCTAGGATAGCTGTGGAGGGGGTTACGATTAAGAAGGCGGATGGAACACCTGTGTTCTATATGATACACCCATCGAAGGTTATGATTAAGAAGCTTGGCGAGGTTGACGAGGTTAGGAGGAAGATAATCGAGAGAAGGAGGAGGGGGAAGGAGAAAGAAGAGAAAGAGGAGAAGGCTGAGAGAGGCGGGAGCTCGGGAGGTGGTGCAAGTGGGTAGCATGGGTGGCTCTAGACATCTCAAGAGGCTTGCAGCCCCTTGGTTCTACCCAATCCTTAGGAAGGAGTATAAATGGGTTGTCAAGCCTTCTCCAGGGCCTCACTCGCTCGAGACCTCGGTACCTCTTCTCCTTGTTATAAGGGATATGCTGAAGATAGCCCAGACCTCTAGAGAGGCGATCAAGATTATAAGCGATGGTGTTATAAAGGTCGATGGTGTTGTTAGGAAGAGCTATAAATATCCAGTCGGTCTTATGGATGTTATAGAGATCACATCCTCTGGAGAGATCTATAGGGTTGTGCCATATCCCACGGTATATATGAAGCTCCAGCCAATCGATCGCTCTGAGGCTGGTATAAAACCCCTGAGGATCGAGGATAAGACAACTGTGAAGGGAGGGCATATACAGCTAAACCTATATGGGGGGTATAATGTTCTTGTAAAGGTTTCAGATCCTAGGAAGGCTGAGGAGGATGTTTATAGCACTATGGATACTGTTGTCATAACCCTACCCGATAAAAAGATCGTGGATCATATAAGGTTTGAGGAGGGCTCGATGGTCGTTGTTATAGGTGGTAGAAACGTTGGTAGAGTAGGGAGGGTCTTAAAGATAGTTAAGGGTATGAGGAGATATAGAACCCTTGTAACCCTGGAAGATCCAGCAGGACATGTGTTCCAGACAACAGCTGATAAGGTATATGTGATAGGGAGGGATAAACCGGTGATAACACTGCCTCCGGAGGTGTTTAGGAGATGATGCTAGAGGATATAAAGCCTGAATCCCTTCCCAAGGGTCTTTTAGAGATAATCCCTCTTGAAAGGATTAACAAGATCTTGGAGGATTGGAGGTCTAACCCGCTTAGAATACCATATATAGCTAAGGTAACAATAAACATAGGCGTTGGGGAGAGTGGTGAGAGGCTTCAGAAAGCAATGACCCTTCTGGAAAGGCTAACGGGTAGAAAGCCTGTTCCAAGGGCTGCTAAGAAAACGATAAGGGAGTTTGGTGTGAGGAGGGGTGAGAATATAGCTGCTGTGGTTACCCTTAGAAAGAGGGATGCTGAGGAGTTCCTAAAGAGGGTTTTGGAGGGGGTTGGGTGGAGGGTTAGGGCCTCCAGCTTCGATGAGTATGGCAACTTCTCGATAGGGATAAAGGAGTATCTAGTTCTGCCAGGTGCTAAATATGATGCGGAGATAGGGATCTTCGGTATGGATGTAGCTGTAACTCTAGAGAGGAAGGGCTATAGGGTTATGAGAAGGCGTAGAGCAAGATCTACAATACCTAGGAGGCACAGGGTTTCGAGGGAGGAGGCTATGCTTCTATTGGCGCTTAAATACAACGTTAATATAATACCATAGTAGTAATTGGGGAGCGGAGATGGGGAAGTACAGGCCTAGGGCTGAGAGGAAGATGGGGAGAGGCGTTCAAGTGTGTAGAAGATGCGGCTCTAGAGATGCTGTTATACAGAAATACGGTATATACCTCTGTAGACAGTGCTTCAGAGAGGTAGCAAGATCTATAGGGTTTAGAATCTATATGTAGGGTGGTAACATGGTGGTTCTAGACCCCCTAGCAAATGCTCTAACAGCTATAACAAATGCTGAGATGAGGAGCAAGCCAGAGGTAGTTGTATACCCAGCATCAAAGCTTATAGCAGCTACGCTTAGGGTTATGCAGAGATACGGCTATATAGGGGAGTTCGAGTATATCGATGATGGTAGATGGGGTAAGATAAAGATCCAGCTTCTAGGTAGGATAAACAAGGCCGGGGCTATAAAGCCTAGATACTCGGTAAGCTATAGAGATCTCCTTAGAATGCCCCCACATATTAGGAGATACCTACCCTCAAGAGATATTGGGCTGATTATTATAAGCACCTCAGCTAAAGGTGTTATAAGCCATAGAGAGGCTATAGAGGCGAGGATAGGGGGTGTAGCTATAGCATACGTATACTGAGGTGATCTCCTTGGGAGGGGCTACTGCGAGATTTGTAGTGGTTGAGGAGAGGGTAAAGATCCCAGATGGTGTTGATGTCACAATCGAGGGGAAGAAAATAACCGTTAGGGGGCCTAAGGGAGAGATTACCAGGGATTTCTCACATGCTAGAAAGGTGTTGATCTTGAGGGAGGATGGCGATATAGTTGTTAGAAGCTATATGGGCAAGTCACGGGAGAAGGCCCTGGTATACACCATAGCATCCCATATAAGGAACATGTTTACAGGTGTTACCAAGGGGTATAGATATTACCTCAAAATCATA is a window from the Sulfolobales archaeon genome containing:
- the rpmC gene encoding 50S ribosomal protein L29; amino-acid sequence: MSLSPDEIRSMSREEKLRLLQDLMAELAKLRAQASMGTLDKPHKIRITRKNIARILTILREEELGISRRREARGEEKKG
- a CDS encoding ribonuclease P protein subunit — translated: MRRRRGNLIYHEILGLPVRIVSSLDPGVEGLEGVVVNETMKTITIRSSSGREVTTFKIGTRYRFRIPETGEEVEIDGDMLFGRPEDRVRRIVKR
- a CDS encoding 30S ribosomal protein S17; this encodes MSTQARKAVTRDIGIRYPGLEPPKEVCSDDKCPWHGSVRVRGLILTGVVSKARMVRTVTVEREYLKYNRKFKRYERRRSKIHAHNPPCVNAKPGDLVVIGETRPLAKSVSFVVLGVIKRGGGQGG
- a CDS encoding 50S ribosomal protein L14; translation: MAKKSLRSKAAFPRRRLTPALVTGSRVVVADNSGAKIGMVIGVPEVKTRLRRQPFASVGDLVVITVKKGTPDTVGQIFYGIVIRQKKPYRRPDGTRVAFEDNAVVIVTPEGTPKATEIRGPVAREAAERWSAIANLATIII
- the rplX gene encoding 50S ribosomal protein L24 is translated as MVLTRSSQPRKQRKALAEAPLHARWRFLNAKLSEELQREYGVKRLPVRVGDTVVIMRGDWKGHEGKVVEVDLKRSRIAVEGVTIKKADGTPVFYMIHPSKVMIKKLGEVDEVRRKIIERRRRGKEKEEKEEKAERGGSSGGGASG
- a CDS encoding 30S ribosomal protein S4e is translated as MGGSRHLKRLAAPWFYPILRKEYKWVVKPSPGPHSLETSVPLLLVIRDMLKIAQTSREAIKIISDGVIKVDGVVRKSYKYPVGLMDVIEITSSGEIYRVVPYPTVYMKLQPIDRSEAGIKPLRIEDKTTVKGGHIQLNLYGGYNVLVKVSDPRKAEEDVYSTMDTVVITLPDKKIVDHIRFEEGSMVVVIGGRNVGRVGRVLKIVKGMRRYRTLVTLEDPAGHVFQTTADKVYVIGRDKPVITLPPEVFRR
- a CDS encoding 50S ribosomal protein L5, yielding MMLEDIKPESLPKGLLEIIPLERINKILEDWRSNPLRIPYIAKVTINIGVGESGERLQKAMTLLERLTGRKPVPRAAKKTIREFGVRRGENIAAVVTLRKRDAEEFLKRVLEGVGWRVRASSFDEYGNFSIGIKEYLVLPGAKYDAEIGIFGMDVAVTLERKGYRVMRRRRARSTIPRRHRVSREEAMLLLALKYNVNIIP
- a CDS encoding 30S ribosomal protein S14, encoding MGKYRPRAERKMGRGVQVCRRCGSRDAVIQKYGIYLCRQCFREVARSIGFRIYM
- a CDS encoding 30S ribosomal protein S8; amino-acid sequence: MVVLDPLANALTAITNAEMRSKPEVVVYPASKLIAATLRVMQRYGYIGEFEYIDDGRWGKIKIQLLGRINKAGAIKPRYSVSYRDLLRMPPHIRRYLPSRDIGLIIISTSAKGVISHREAIEARIGGVAIAYVY
- a CDS encoding 50S ribosomal protein L6, whose product is MGGATARFVVVEERVKIPDGVDVTIEGKKITVRGPKGEITRDFSHARKVLILREDGDIVVRSYMGKSREKALVYTIASHIRNMFTGVTKGYRYYLKIIFTHFSMGVSVEKDRVVITRFLGGQDVRVAKILPGVKVTVKDRDIIVEGADLEAVAQTAANIERATRVKDKDRRIFVDGIYIYEKEVIGE